The Pseudooceanicola aestuarii genomic sequence TGGCGCGATTCTCGTCAAAGCCCAGCTGCGCGGCAATGGCCGACGTAAAGGCGGTGAACCCGCCCGAGACCAGTGCGCAATAGGCGCCGTCGGCCTTCATCGTGGCCAGCAGCTGCGGGCCGCCGGGCATCAGCTGGATGCGGGTCTCCAACACGCGGGCGATGACCGTTTCGGCCAACCCTTTCAGCAGGGCGACACGTTCCGTCAGGGCGCCGTCGAAATCCAGCTCTCCGTTCATGGCGCGGGCGGTGATCTGCTTGACCTGAGCGCCGACACCGGCCTCTTCGGCCAGTTCGTCGATGCATTCCTGGCGGATCATCGTGCTGTCCATGTCGGCCAGCAGCATCCGCTTGCGCCGGCCTTCGGTGGGCTGGATGTTCAGGTCGACGCGCTGACCTTGAAGATCGGTCCAGACCGCCCGGAAATTGTCCGGCACCTGCGGCAGGGCGAATTCCGCCGCCTCGTCGGGGGCCAGCCATTGCAGGGCACCGCCGCCCCAGGCGTTGCGCAGCGCCTCGGCCAGGGCCGGGTTCAGGGCGGGGGCGGCGGGGTCGGTG encodes the following:
- the serB gene encoding phosphoserine phosphatase SerB, coding for MFTATLTTDPAAPALNPALAEALRNAWGGGALQWLAPDEAAEFALPQVPDNFRAVWTDLQGQRVDLNIQPTEGRRKRMLLADMDSTMIRQECIDELAEEAGVGAQVKQITARAMNGELDFDGALTERVALLKGLAETVIARVLETRIQLMPGGPQLLATMKADGAYCALVSGGFTAFTSAIAAQLGFDENRANVLHADGGVLTGTVALPILGREAKVQALEEITARLGLTEDQVMAVGDGANDLGMLGRAGAGVALHAKPVVAAECALRVNFGDLTSLLYLQGYSADDFITPG